The genomic DNA CCCCGGCGGGGACGCGGCACCGAACAACATGGTCTCGCTCGTACCGGCGACGGAGCTAGAGCGGGAATTCTCGGACCAGTCCTGGACCACGGTGCTGCCCCACGCAGATGACGTCAAGATCGAGGGCACCGCCCTGACGCACACCCACCTGCTCGTGGTGCTGCGCCGGGAGACCACCGAACGGGTGCAGATTCTTCCGCTGGACGGGCTGGGCACCGCCGCGCAGGCCGAGCCCGTGGAGCCCGCGTTCGACGAGGAGCTGTACACGGCCGCCTTGGCCGGCGCGGACTTCGAGTCCCCGGTGGCCCGCCTGACCTACACCTCCTTCCTCACCCCGCCGCGGGTCTACGACTACGTACTGGGCACCGGAGAACTCCTGTTGCGCAAGGAAACCCCCGTGCACGGGTACGACGCCTCCGAGTACGTGGCCGAGCGCGACTGGGCGACGGCGGCCGACGGCGTGCGGATTCCGGTGACCATCATGCGCCACCGCTCCGTGACCGCTGACGGAACCAACCCGGCGCTCGTCTACGGCTACGGCAGCTACGAGATGAGCATGGATCCAGCCTTCGGGATTCCCCGCCTATCCGTGCTGGACCGCGGCGTGGTGTTTGTCATTGCCCACGTGCGTGGCGGTGGCGAGCTGGGCCGCCAGTGGTACGACGACGGCAAGAAACTGCGCAAGAAGAACACCTTCACGGACTTCATCGCGGTCACGGAGCACATCACGCGTGCCGGGTGGGCGGCGCCGGAGCGGATTGCCGCGATGGGCGGCTCGGCCGGCGGCCTCCTGATGGGAGCCGTGGCCAACCTGGCCCCACAGCTGTACCGCGCCATCTTGGCCCAGGTGCCCTTCGTGGACAATCTGACGTCCATTCTGGATCCCGACCTGCCGCTGTCCGCCCTCGAATGGGAGGAGTGGGGCAACCCCATCGAGGACGCGGCCGTGTACGAGTACATGAAGTCGTACAGCCCGTACCAGAACATTGCCGCCGTCCCCTACCCGAAGATCGCGGCCGCAACGAGCCTGAATGACACGCGCGTGCTCTACGTGGAACCAGCCAAGTGGGTCCAGAAGCTGCGTGAGGTCACCACGGGGACCGAACCGATCGTGATGAAGATCGAGATGGACGGCGGCCACGGCGGCGCCTCCGGGCGGTACGAGGGGTGGAAGGACCGCGCGTGGGACTACGCCTACGTCCTCGACGCCCTCGAAGCGACCGCTCGGCTGAGCACTGCCTCGGACGTGCCCACCCGCTAAGCCTTAACGTGCTCGGCCCGGACCCGTGCTGCGGGTCCGGGCGGAGGCCCGTTCGGGCGGGCCGAGCGCGCGGGCTAGAGGTTGATCACGGTTTCCGCGAGCAACGCGGCGGCGATGAAGGTGGAGGAGAACGTCATCATCGCCACGATGACGATCTTCCAATTCAGCGTCTTCAACGCATTCACGTCCCGCCCCAGATTGAGCCCCAACAGGGCGATCGAGGCGAGCCCCACGAACAGGGCATCGAGGTGCTGAGTCGCGGCCACCACCACGTCGGCGGTGGGCATAAACGGCGCCGTCACGAGCGTGGCCAACGCGAGGACCCACACGCTCGGGGGCACGCTGCGGAAGCGGTGGGACAGGACAAAGGCCACCGCGGCCAACCCGCCGAGGATCAGGATGCCGGCCACGTCCGCGAACCGGAAGCTCCCGGTGCCCAAGACGTTGAGCAGCAGCCCCACGGCGAGGGCGACGGCGAACACAAAGACCCACGTCCTCGGGCGCATCCTGACCTCTGGATCGGCCACCACGGCATCGACGTCGACCTCCCGAGCGCGCAGTGCGGCCGCTTCCTTGCGGCCGCCGATGCGGTGGCCGTCGTCGTTCCTGCGGAACACCTTGGACCAGAACGGGTAGAGCCGCTGTGCCAGCGGCAAGGAGAGGAAGACGCCGGCGTAGAACCCCACCAAG from Zhihengliuella flava includes the following:
- a CDS encoding S9 family peptidase; translation: MSDPMLSASSPAEPGPSHRDLTAATTSAPAPVAAKVPTERTHHGDTFTDDYEWLRAKDNPDVLAHLRAENEYSQAVTAHQQPLRDAIFSEIKARTEETDLSVPSRKRGWWYFTRSAEGQQYTVQCRVPAATTGDDVADWTPPAIEPGQPIDGEEILLDGNAEAEGQPFFSLGGMAISEDGHLLAYAVDNAGDERFTLRVKDLRTGELLPDTVDNVFYGLAFSPDAERIYYTVVDDSWRPYQVKVHTLGTAASDDVVLYEEADPGMWTGFELSPDRTELLIQVGNSEYAETHSLDLTDAAARPRLLISREARLLHGMDPLTLRGTRHYLITHNHTPGGDAAPNNMVSLVPATELEREFSDQSWTTVLPHADDVKIEGTALTHTHLLVVLRRETTERVQILPLDGLGTAAQAEPVEPAFDEELYTAALAGADFESPVARLTYTSFLTPPRVYDYVLGTGELLLRKETPVHGYDASEYVAERDWATAADGVRIPVTIMRHRSVTADGTNPALVYGYGSYEMSMDPAFGIPRLSVLDRGVVFVIAHVRGGGELGRQWYDDGKKLRKKNTFTDFIAVTEHITRAGWAAPERIAAMGGSAGGLLMGAVANLAPQLYRAILAQVPFVDNLTSILDPDLPLSALEWEEWGNPIEDAAVYEYMKSYSPYQNIAAVPYPKIAAATSLNDTRVLYVEPAKWVQKLREVTTGTEPIVMKIEMDGGHGGASGRYEGWKDRAWDYAYVLDALEATARLSTASDVPTR